The sequence CCCTGGACCACCAGCGGCCCATCCCGCCGGCACCCACCACGACCGCGCGCAGCGGCGTCTGCCCCGTCGCCGCCTCGAGCGCGGCGTTCGGGTCCGCGATCACGGACGCTGCGGACCGGGCGTCGGGCCGGGTCTCGGGGCGCAGGGTCTCAGATGACACGCGTGACCGCCTGCCCCTGTGCGTCGACGGCGCCGTCGCGGAACCAGTCGCGCTGGGCGTTGGCGATCTTCACCGGCGCGGCCTCCCGCTCCTCGGGGCGGGCCCACACCACGGCGTTGGCCAGCACGCGCTGGATCTCGCTCTGGCGGTAGACCGGGTACTCCTGGTCGCCGGGGCTGAAGTAGAAGACCTTACCCTTGCCGCGGCGGAAGGCGGCGCCGGAGCGGAACACCTCTCCCCCGGCGAAGGAGGAGACGAACACCAGCTCGTCGGGGGCGGGGATGTCGAACATCTCGCCGTACATCTCCTGCTCCGGCACGACGATCGGGTGGGGCACGCCGCGGGCGATGGGGTGGGAGCCGTTGACGGTCCACACCCGCTCCTCCTCGCCGTCGTTGCGCCACAGCAGGTTGCAGGTGGTGCCCATGAGGGCCTTGAACGGCTTGGAGTAGTGGGCCGAG comes from Brachybacterium faecium DSM 4810 and encodes:
- a CDS encoding trehalose utilization protein (PFAM: Protein of unknown function (DUF1037)), which produces MTLRIAVFGENRHEKVDPKVQEVYPEGMHTVIADGLRATLAADGIDAEVRIALLDDIEESLSEEALAETDVLTWWGHMAHGDVPDEVSERVVRRVHEGMGLIPLHSAHYSKPFKALMGTTCNLLWRNDGEEERVWTVNGSHPIARGVPHPIVVPEQEMYGEMFDIPAPDELVFVSSFAGGEVFRSGAAFRRGKGKVFYFSPGDQEYPVYRQSEIQRVLANAVVWARPEEREAAPVKIANAQRDWFRDGAVDAQGQAVTRVI